A single Sciurus carolinensis unplaced genomic scaffold, mSciCar1.2, whole genome shotgun sequence DNA region contains:
- the LOC124974910 gene encoding olfactory receptor 13A1-like, which produces MAANNHTAVVEFVLQGFSEDPRLQVLFSAFFLLLYLMAFAGNVIIVMAIGLNPSLHTPMYFFLTNLALLDVLCTSTVLPKLLEGLVATRSTISYGDCMAQLFFLTWFLGAELLLLTAMAYDRYVAICRPLHYHVLMSWPFCVLLAGSVWVVSAVSTSVHTGLMARLHFCGPNQIHHFLCEVPTLLLLSCSPTTLNDIMIVIADVYFGVVNFLLTALSYGCVVASVLRMRSAAGKRKAFSTCSSHLLVVTLYYSTVIYTYILPGSSSSAENGKVVALLYTVISPTLNPLIYSLRNKDVKVALGKVFACTWRRREGQ; this is translated from the coding sequence ATGGCAGCCAACAACCACACGGCTGTGGTGGAGTTTGTCCTGCAGGGTTTCTCTGAAGACCCTCGGCTCCAGGTTCTCTTCTCagccttctttctcctcctctaccTCATGGCTTTTGCAGGAAATGTCATCATTGTCATGGCCATTGGCCTGAATCCCAGCCTTCACACCccaatgtacttcttcctcacGAACTTGGCCCTGTTGGATGTTCTCTGCACATCCACTGTCCTCCCCAAACTTTTGGAGGGCCTGGTGGCCACCAGAAGCACTATCTCCTATGGCGACTGCATGGCCCAGCTCTTCTTTCTGACCTGGTTTCTGGGGGCTGAACTGCTGCTGCTCACagccatggcctatgaccgctacgtggccatctgtCGCCCACTGCACTACCATGTGCTGATGAGCTGGCCCTTCTGCGTCCTGCTGGCTGGCAGTGTGTGGGTGGTCAGTGCAGTGAGCACCTCTGTACACACGGGCCTGATGGCTCGGCTCCATTTCTGTGGTCCCAACCAGATCCACCACTTCCTGTGCGAAGTCCCTACCCTGCTGCTGCTGTCCTGCAGTCCAACCACACTGAACGACATCATGATCGTCATTGCAGATGTCTACTTTGGCGTGGTCAACTTCCTGCTCACTGCCCTGTCCTACGGCTGCGTCGTCGCCAGCGTCCTGCGCATGCGCTCGGCTGCGGGCAAGCgcaaggccttctccacctgctcctcccacctgctGGTGGTCACGCTGTACTACTCCACCGTCATCTACACCTACATCCTCCCAGGCTCCAGCTCCTCCGCGGAAAATGGCAAGGTGGTTGCCTTGTTGTACACCGTGATCAGTCCCACTCTGAACCCCCTCATCTACTCCCTGAGGAACAAGGACGTCAAAGTGGCCCTGGGGAAGGTGTTTGCCTGCacttggaggaggagggaaggccaGTGA
- the LOC124974926 gene encoding olfactory receptor 13G1-like — protein sequence MNQTLVTEFIILGFLETPRLRGLLFLGFLGLYLAALSGNLLIMVAISTSPALHTPMYFFLVNLAAVDILCTSTILPKLLGSMVGERTISYGGCMAQLFFFTWSMGAELLLFSAMAYDRYVAICQPLHYGARMGSRACALLTGAVWAISLTNSSVNTGLMLHLPLCKSGIVEHFFCEIPPLLRLSCAPTRLNEAMAFTADVFLAIGNFSVIMLSYGCVIASILRMRSAAGKRKAFSTCSSHLLVVTLYYSTVIYTYIRPASSYSLHKDKVVSIIYTSVAPTLNPLIYTLRNKDVKVAFRRLLSFH from the coding sequence ATGAACCAGACGCTGGTCACCGAGTTCATTATCCTGGGATTTTTGGAAACGCCCCGCCTGCGAGGACTACTCTTCCTGGGCTTCCTTGGCCTCTACTTGGCCGCCCTCTCGGGAAACCTGCTCATCATGGTCGCCATCAGCAccagcccagccctgcacacccccatgtacttcttcctggtCAACCTGGCAGCAGTGGACATCCTCTGCACCTCCACCATCCTGCCCAAGCTGCTGGGCAGCATGGTGGGTGAGAGAACCATCTCCTATGGGGGCTGCATGGCCCAGCTCTTCTTCTTTACTTGGTCAATGGGGGCTGAGTTGCTGCTCTTCTCggccatggcctatgaccgctatgtggccatctgccagccGCTGCACTACGGTGCGCGGATGGGCTCCCGGGCGTGTGCGCTGCTGACCGGGGCGGTCTGGGCCATCAGCCTCACCAACAGCAGCGTGAACACAGGCCTCATGCTGCACCTGCCGCTCTGCAAGTCTGGCATCGTTGAGCACTTCTTCTGCGAGATTCCCCCTCTGCTGAGGCTATCCTGTGCCCCCACGCGCCTGAATGAGGCCATGGCCTTCACCGCGGACGTGTTCCTGGCCATAGGCAACTTCTCGGTGATCATGCTCTCCTACGGCTGCGTCATCGCCAGCATCCTGCGCATGCGCTCGGCTGCGGGCAAGCgcaaggccttctccacctgctcctcccacctgctGGTGGTCACGCTGTACTACTCCACGGTCATCTACACCTACATCCGGCCTGCGTCCAGCTACTCGCTGCACAAGGACAAGGTGGTGTCCATTATCTACACCTCTGTGGCACCCACTCTGAATCCCCTCATCTACACTCTGAGGAATAAGGACGTTAAAGTTGCATTCAGGAGACTTCTGTCCTTCCACTGA